One Anatilimnocola floriformis genomic window, TGTCGACGACTCGCCAGGCCGAACCGTTTCGGAAATCGCAGCCGCGGCGCGGCGGATCAAGCGACGTTCGGGCGGTTTGGGGTTGATCATCATCGATTACTTACAGCTGATCGAGCCCGACAATGCGAAAGATCCGCGGCAAGAACAAGTCGCCAAGATCGCGCGGCGTTTGAAAGGTATTGCCCGCGAACTAAAAGTGCCGCTGATGTGTCTGGCTCAATTGAACCGGCAAACCGAAGCGGGCAAAGACAACATTCCCAAGCTGAGCCATCTCCGCGAATCAGGTGCTATCGAACAAGATGCCGACGTGGTGATGTTTGTGCACCGCGAAGAATATTATGCTCGCGGCGAAGAGCGCGAACGGCTGTCGGGCCAGGCCCAGATCATCATCGCCAAGCAGCGTAACGGCCCGGTCGGCGACGTGAATATGGAATGGCACAAAGACTTCACGCGGTTTCAAGATCCGACACCGGAGCGCCTGCGCGAGTTTGATACATATAATGCGAACGACGATCCGCAGTTCGGTTAGGATCGTTAAATAGCTTTCGCGATCCTGCGACCACGGGGCTTGTCCCCGTGGAGCAATCACTGATGAGCTACAAGTGGTAGCGGTTCAGTGATCGCCCCACCGGCACAGGGCCGGTGGTCGCGAGAACGACGAAAAGGCCTTTGGTGGGACAAAGGCGAGTACTCGTTGCGACTACTGGGAGGGCCACTTTGCAGCCCCAAGAAGTAATCATCTACGACCAGCTCACTCCTTGTCCGTACCTGGAAGGAGAGACCGCTCGGTTGCCGCTCCGGCAACCGCTGGCCCATCTTACGCAGCGGCAAGTTGACCGGCGTTTGGATGTCGGCGATCGTCGCAGCGGCTACATGCTCTATCGGCCTCATTGTCCCAATTGCCAGGCCTGCGAACCGATTCGGCTAAATCTGGAAAGCTTCCGCCCGAATGCGACGCAGCGGCGCGTTTATCGTCGCGGGATGGAAATGCTCGAAACTCGCGTTGGCGAACCGATTGTGGACGACGAGCGGATCAAGCTCTTTAATCTGCACCGCGCGCTACGCAATCTGGAGCGCGACGACGGCCCGATCGATCAGATTGGCTACGAGGAGTTTCTCACCGATAGCTGCTGCGAAAC contains:
- a CDS encoding arginyltransferase is translated as MQPQEVIIYDQLTPCPYLEGETARLPLRQPLAHLTQRQVDRRLDVGDRRSGYMLYRPHCPNCQACEPIRLNLESFRPNATQRRVYRRGMEMLETRVGEPIVDDERIKLFNLHRALRNLERDDGPIDQIGYEEFLTDSCCETIELSYWYEDRLAGVAITDVGKSSLSAVYCFFDPTIEGLSIGTFSVLRQVEFCRAQRRQFLYLGFFVAGSAHMQYKAKFHPHERRLNGVWTTVE